The proteins below are encoded in one region of Brassica napus cultivar Da-Ae unplaced genomic scaffold, Da-Ae ScsIHWf_1842;HRSCAF=2478, whole genome shotgun sequence:
- the LOC106410746 gene encoding uncharacterized protein LOC106410746 isoform X5, producing MRTPALLLLLLAFVSIIPPSSCHGEWDILTEQNFSSQIRLHPHILLFVTAPWCGESRSLKNEITQLVHTSDEYGSLKLMVVYRNSEKVLAQAIGATNEITILYYHHSVPYNYRGKLRALNILSSLRPYLASPPEELPLKHLKSPESLKDFLESSDKALILFEFCGWTSTLLSELKRNVTEDNLWHGNFSKKVETDRVLKLRGKNNQKVADHTKWKLMCRLQSGFGRVPWLEDFSYVNDTAALQENDRANGGSGQTCNHEQFKQFSSFLSKLIAAAKEFSLPPERQKFGLITEKSLASPFIVGASDSWAAVLQLAGCPHCSNILKAGDDIQRLLKMENPIVSELEDNRQDHESSLPANKPSVILFVDRSSGSLETRRKSMKALCTFREVAAQHKASDIINWGNDIKSQNSVSQADEESGSVSLQKTARSFKTIKLENRVSFVIMDGDKNVALDTIASGMEGSSLQELLTNLVHRRKEKKLCSIAKDVGFRLLSDDVHIKILDALPSQAEVIPGQDTSSAEGSSESSLEPREGDVQNKVGMSSKEKDKMKPPESESSSQDDKEQVSTNRSKQLVMDKAGVYKTKNVEEEIKVLLNSESKEDLVHSFTGLFFFSDANYKLLRGLTGDVKIPSAVIIDPALQQHYVLQDEVAFSYSSLVDSLHGYLNGSLSPYTRSETTIHKPKEATVPPFVNLDFHEADSIPRITVNRFSHMVQAWNQSSGEKAPCPLCEDVLVLFGNSWCGFCQRMELAVREVYRSLKDCKAILQRESKNKHKSAETPTNGENLKSPLIYLMDCTLNDCSLILNSINQREVYPSVVFFPAERNKVILYEGETSVTDITEFLARHANNSREFFRIIPTLSGKGRRNSNKLDQSSSAVNNEVKEKDVDKLVEVVVSNRDPPEREVTQDQVSPQSPPMHSVKPAVPKVKIGTILVATERLGDSPPFANSKILILKAGRESGFMGVIFNKQLRWSSFPDLDGGQTAELLKDTILSLGGPVMDPEKPLLALSREGDPSTDLELSPGVYFLDHESVARRIQELKSRDVKPSDYWFFVGYSSWSYEQLFDEIGLGVWDVDNNQLDFAWP from the exons ATGAGAACTCCggctctcctcctcctcctcttggcCTTCGTATCCATCATTCCTCCGTCAAGCTGCCATGGCGAATGGGATATCCTCACGGAGCAAAACTTCTCTTCTCAGATCCGTCTCCACCCTCACATCCTCCTCTTCGTCACCGCTCCAT GGTGTGGCGAGTCAAGATCTCTCAAGAATGAAATAACTCAGCTGGTTCATACTAGTGACGAGTATGGCTCGTTGAAGTTGATGGTTGTTTACAGAAACTCAGAGAAGGTGTTAGCACAAGCCATTGGTGCTACCAACGAGATTACGATTTTGTACTATCACCATAGTGTTCCTTATAACTATCGTGGGAAACTCCGAGCCTTAAATATATTGTCGTCTCTTCGTCCTTATTTGGCATCTCCTCCTGAAGAACTCCCTCTCAAGCATTTGAAGTCTCCAGAGAGTTTGAAGGATTTTCTTGAATCATCTGACAAGGCTTTGATTCTGTTCGAGTTTTGCGGATGGACTAGTACACTTCTCTCTGAGTTGAAGAGGAATGTCACTGAAGATAACCTTTGGCATG GAAACTTCTCCAAAAAAGTTGAAACTGACCGAGTGCTGAAGTTAAGAGGAAAAAATAACCAGAAGGTGGCTG ACCATACAAAATGGAAATTGATGTGTAGACTCCAAAGCGGATTTGGTAGAGTTCCTTGGCTTGAGGATTTTAGCTATGTCAATGATACTGCTGCTTTGCAGGAGAATGACAGAGCGAACGGGGGTTCTGGACAGACATGTAACCATGAACAGTTCAAGCAATTCAGTTCATTCCTCTCAAAATTGATTGCCGCCGCAAAAGAGTTTTCCCTGCCTCCTGAAAGGCAAAAATTTGGTCTGATCACAGAAAAATCGCTGGCTTCACCATTTATTGTTGGAGCATCTGATTCGTGGGCAGCAGTCCTTCAGCTGGCAGGATGTCCACATTGTTCAAATATTCTCAAGGCCGGAGATGACATTCAGAGACTCTTAAAGATGGAAAATCCCATCGTCTCAGAG CTGGAGGATAACCGGCAGGACCACGAGTCATCTTTGCCTGCAAATAAACCGTCGGTTATTCTTTTTGTGGATAGATCAAGTGGCTCCTTGGAAACTAGAAGGAAGAGTATGAAAGCACTTTGTACTTTCAGGGAGGTAGCTGCACAACATAAAGCGTCTGACATAATAAACTGGGGGAATGATATTAAGTCTCAGAACTCCGTTAGCCAGGCTGATGAAGAATCGGGATCCGTGTCTCTTCAGAAAACTGCCCGAAGTTTTAAGACGATCAAGTTAGAGAATAGGGTCTCTTTTGTGATTATGGATGGGGATAAAAATGTGGCCCTTGATACCATAGCTTCAGGAATGGAAGGCAGTTCCCTGCAGGAGCTACTGACAAACCTTGTTcacagaagaaaagaaaaaaagttatgcTCGATTGCTAAGGATGTTGGCTTCCGTCTATTATCTGATGATGTGCACATAAAAATACTGGATGCTTTACCATCACAAGCAGAAGTTATACCTGGTCAAGACACGTCTTCAGCAGAAGGTTCCAGTGAAAGTTCTCTTGAGCCTAGAGAAGGAGATGTGCAGAACAAGGTCGGTATGAGTTCGAAAGAAAAGGACAAAATGAAACCTCCTGAAAGTGAATCATCCTCCCAAGATGATAAAGAGCAGGTTTCTACAAACAGAAGTAAACAATTAGTAATGGATAAGGCTGgggtttataaaacaaaaaatgttgaagaagagatcaagGTATTGTTGAACTCGGAATCGAAGGAAGATCTGGTGCATAGTTTCACGggtttatttttcttctctgACGCAAACTATAAGTTGCTTAGGGGTCTAACTGGTGATGTAAAGATTCCATCAGCAGTAATAATTGATCCTGCTTTACAACAGCACTACGTCCTTCAAGATGAGGTAGCATTCAGCTATTCGTCGCTGGTCGACTCTCTTCATGGATATCTCAATGGAAGTCTATCACCTTATACACGGTCTGAAACCACTATTCACAAGCCTAAGGAAGCTACAGTTCCACCGTTTGTTAATCTGGATTTTCACGAGGCGGATTCTATTCCGCGTATCACAGTCAATAGGTTCTCCCATATGGTTCAGGCATGGAATCAATCCAGTGGAGAGAAGGCTCCGTGTCCTTTGTGCGAGGACGTTTTGGTCCTTTTTGGCAATAGCTGGTGTGGCTTTTGTCAGAGGATGGAGCTAGCTGTGCGTGAAGTATACCGATCACTAAAGGATTGTAAAGCGATTTTACAGAGAGAATCCAAGAACAAACATAAATCAG CAGAGACACCAACTAATGGCGAGAATCTAAAGTCTCCATTGATCTACTTAATGGACTGCACGTTGAATGATTGTAGCTTGATCCTAAACTCAATAAATCAG AGAGAAGTGTATCCTTCTGTGGTGTTCTTTCCAGCCGAGAGAAACAAAGTCATTTTATATGAAGGGGAAACGTCTGTAACTGACATAACCGAGTTTCTGGCTCGACATGCAAATAACTCTCGTGAGTTTTTCA GAATCATTCCTACTCTGTCtggaaaaggaagaagaaactcaAACAAGCTCGACCAATCTTCATCAGCTGTAAACAATGAAGTGAAAGAGAAAGACGTGGATAAACTTGTTGAGGTCGTTGTAAGCAACAGAGATCCTCCTGAAAGAGAGGTAACCCAGGACCAGGTCAGTCCCCAATCGCCTCCAATGCACTCGGTCAAACCTGCTGTTCCTAAAGTGAAAATTGGCACAATCCTGGTTGCTACAGAAAGGCTAGGTGACAGTCCACCGTTTGCAAACTCAAAGATTCTGATCCTAAAAGCAGGCCGAGAATCCGGTTTCATGGGTGTTATCTTCAACAAACAGTTACGATGGTCATCGTTCCCTGACCTGGACGGCGGCCAAACAGCTGAGCTCTTGAAAGACACGATTCTGTCTCTCGGAGGTCCAGTGATGGATCCAGAGAAGCCGCTTTTGGCTCTGAGCCGAGAGGGAGACCCCTCCACGGATCTTGAACTCTCACCAGGCGTGTATTTCCTTGATCACGAGTCGGTGGCCCGTCGAATCCAAGAGTTGAAGTCTAGAGATGTGAAACCAAGTGATTATTGGTTTTTCGTGGGATACTCAAGCTGGAGCTATGAACAGTTGTTTGATGAGattggtcttggagtatgggaTGTTGATAACAACCAGCTTGACTTCGCTTGGCCTTGA
- the LOC106410746 gene encoding uncharacterized protein LOC106410746 isoform X1, which produces MRTPALLLLLLAFVSIIPPSSCHGEWDILTEQNFSSQIRLHPHILLFVTAPWCGESRSLKNEITQLVHTSDEYGSLKLMVVYRNSEKVLAQAIGATNEITILYYHHSVPYNYRGKLRALNILSSLRPYLASPPEELPLKHLKSPESLKDFLESSDKALILFEFCGWTSTLLSELKRNVTEDNLWHGNFSKKVETDRVLKLRGKNNQKVAVADHTKWKLMCRLQSGFGRVPWLEDFSYVNDTAALQENDRANGGSGQTCNHEQFKQFSSFLSKLIAAAKEFSLPPERQKFGLITEKSLASPFIVGASDSWAAVLQLAGCPHCSNILKAGDDIQRLLKMENPIVSELEDNRQDHESSLPANKPSVILFVDRSSGSLETRRKSMKALCTFREVAAQHKASDIINWGNDIKSQNSVSQADEESGSVSLQKTARSFKTIKLENRVSFVIMDGDKNVALDTIASGMEGSSLQELLTNLVHRRKEKKLCSIAKDVGFRLLSDDVHIKILDALPSQAEVIPGQDTSSAEGSSESSLEPREGDVQNKVGMSSKEKDKMKPPESESSSQDDKEQVSTNRSKQLVMDKAGVYKTKNVEEEIKVLLNSESKEDLVHSFTGLFFFSDANYKLLRGLTGDVKIPSAVIIDPALQQHYVLQDEVAFSYSSLVDSLHGYLNGSLSPYTRSETTIHKPKEATVPPFVNLDFHEADSIPRITVNRFSHMVQAWNQSSGEKAPCPLCEDVLVLFGNSWCGFCQRMELAVREVYRSLKDCKAILQRESKNKHKSAETPTNGENLKSPLIYLMDCTLNDCSLILNSINQREVYPSVVFFPAERNKVILYEGETSVTDITEFLARHANNSREFFRIIPTLSGKGRRNSNKLDQSSSAVNNEVKEKDVDKLVEVVVSNRDPPEREVTQDQVSPQSPPMHSVKPAVPKVKIGTILVATERLGDSPPFANSKILILKAGRESGFMGVIFNKQLRWSSFPDLDGGQTAELLKDTILSLGGPVMDPEKPLLALSREGDPSTDLELSPGVYFLDHESVARRIQELKSRDVKPSDYWFFVGYSSWSYEQLFDEIGLGVWDVDNNQLDFAWP; this is translated from the exons ATGAGAACTCCggctctcctcctcctcctcttggcCTTCGTATCCATCATTCCTCCGTCAAGCTGCCATGGCGAATGGGATATCCTCACGGAGCAAAACTTCTCTTCTCAGATCCGTCTCCACCCTCACATCCTCCTCTTCGTCACCGCTCCAT GGTGTGGCGAGTCAAGATCTCTCAAGAATGAAATAACTCAGCTGGTTCATACTAGTGACGAGTATGGCTCGTTGAAGTTGATGGTTGTTTACAGAAACTCAGAGAAGGTGTTAGCACAAGCCATTGGTGCTACCAACGAGATTACGATTTTGTACTATCACCATAGTGTTCCTTATAACTATCGTGGGAAACTCCGAGCCTTAAATATATTGTCGTCTCTTCGTCCTTATTTGGCATCTCCTCCTGAAGAACTCCCTCTCAAGCATTTGAAGTCTCCAGAGAGTTTGAAGGATTTTCTTGAATCATCTGACAAGGCTTTGATTCTGTTCGAGTTTTGCGGATGGACTAGTACACTTCTCTCTGAGTTGAAGAGGAATGTCACTGAAGATAACCTTTGGCATG GAAACTTCTCCAAAAAAGTTGAAACTGACCGAGTGCTGAAGTTAAGAGGAAAAAATAACCAGAAGGTGGCTG TAGCAGACCATACAAAATGGAAATTGATGTGTAGACTCCAAAGCGGATTTGGTAGAGTTCCTTGGCTTGAGGATTTTAGCTATGTCAATGATACTGCTGCTTTGCAGGAGAATGACAGAGCGAACGGGGGTTCTGGACAGACATGTAACCATGAACAGTTCAAGCAATTCAGTTCATTCCTCTCAAAATTGATTGCCGCCGCAAAAGAGTTTTCCCTGCCTCCTGAAAGGCAAAAATTTGGTCTGATCACAGAAAAATCGCTGGCTTCACCATTTATTGTTGGAGCATCTGATTCGTGGGCAGCAGTCCTTCAGCTGGCAGGATGTCCACATTGTTCAAATATTCTCAAGGCCGGAGATGACATTCAGAGACTCTTAAAGATGGAAAATCCCATCGTCTCAGAG CTGGAGGATAACCGGCAGGACCACGAGTCATCTTTGCCTGCAAATAAACCGTCGGTTATTCTTTTTGTGGATAGATCAAGTGGCTCCTTGGAAACTAGAAGGAAGAGTATGAAAGCACTTTGTACTTTCAGGGAGGTAGCTGCACAACATAAAGCGTCTGACATAATAAACTGGGGGAATGATATTAAGTCTCAGAACTCCGTTAGCCAGGCTGATGAAGAATCGGGATCCGTGTCTCTTCAGAAAACTGCCCGAAGTTTTAAGACGATCAAGTTAGAGAATAGGGTCTCTTTTGTGATTATGGATGGGGATAAAAATGTGGCCCTTGATACCATAGCTTCAGGAATGGAAGGCAGTTCCCTGCAGGAGCTACTGACAAACCTTGTTcacagaagaaaagaaaaaaagttatgcTCGATTGCTAAGGATGTTGGCTTCCGTCTATTATCTGATGATGTGCACATAAAAATACTGGATGCTTTACCATCACAAGCAGAAGTTATACCTGGTCAAGACACGTCTTCAGCAGAAGGTTCCAGTGAAAGTTCTCTTGAGCCTAGAGAAGGAGATGTGCAGAACAAGGTCGGTATGAGTTCGAAAGAAAAGGACAAAATGAAACCTCCTGAAAGTGAATCATCCTCCCAAGATGATAAAGAGCAGGTTTCTACAAACAGAAGTAAACAATTAGTAATGGATAAGGCTGgggtttataaaacaaaaaatgttgaagaagagatcaagGTATTGTTGAACTCGGAATCGAAGGAAGATCTGGTGCATAGTTTCACGggtttatttttcttctctgACGCAAACTATAAGTTGCTTAGGGGTCTAACTGGTGATGTAAAGATTCCATCAGCAGTAATAATTGATCCTGCTTTACAACAGCACTACGTCCTTCAAGATGAGGTAGCATTCAGCTATTCGTCGCTGGTCGACTCTCTTCATGGATATCTCAATGGAAGTCTATCACCTTATACACGGTCTGAAACCACTATTCACAAGCCTAAGGAAGCTACAGTTCCACCGTTTGTTAATCTGGATTTTCACGAGGCGGATTCTATTCCGCGTATCACAGTCAATAGGTTCTCCCATATGGTTCAGGCATGGAATCAATCCAGTGGAGAGAAGGCTCCGTGTCCTTTGTGCGAGGACGTTTTGGTCCTTTTTGGCAATAGCTGGTGTGGCTTTTGTCAGAGGATGGAGCTAGCTGTGCGTGAAGTATACCGATCACTAAAGGATTGTAAAGCGATTTTACAGAGAGAATCCAAGAACAAACATAAATCAG CAGAGACACCAACTAATGGCGAGAATCTAAAGTCTCCATTGATCTACTTAATGGACTGCACGTTGAATGATTGTAGCTTGATCCTAAACTCAATAAATCAG AGAGAAGTGTATCCTTCTGTGGTGTTCTTTCCAGCCGAGAGAAACAAAGTCATTTTATATGAAGGGGAAACGTCTGTAACTGACATAACCGAGTTTCTGGCTCGACATGCAAATAACTCTCGTGAGTTTTTCA GAATCATTCCTACTCTGTCtggaaaaggaagaagaaactcaAACAAGCTCGACCAATCTTCATCAGCTGTAAACAATGAAGTGAAAGAGAAAGACGTGGATAAACTTGTTGAGGTCGTTGTAAGCAACAGAGATCCTCCTGAAAGAGAGGTAACCCAGGACCAGGTCAGTCCCCAATCGCCTCCAATGCACTCGGTCAAACCTGCTGTTCCTAAAGTGAAAATTGGCACAATCCTGGTTGCTACAGAAAGGCTAGGTGACAGTCCACCGTTTGCAAACTCAAAGATTCTGATCCTAAAAGCAGGCCGAGAATCCGGTTTCATGGGTGTTATCTTCAACAAACAGTTACGATGGTCATCGTTCCCTGACCTGGACGGCGGCCAAACAGCTGAGCTCTTGAAAGACACGATTCTGTCTCTCGGAGGTCCAGTGATGGATCCAGAGAAGCCGCTTTTGGCTCTGAGCCGAGAGGGAGACCCCTCCACGGATCTTGAACTCTCACCAGGCGTGTATTTCCTTGATCACGAGTCGGTGGCCCGTCGAATCCAAGAGTTGAAGTCTAGAGATGTGAAACCAAGTGATTATTGGTTTTTCGTGGGATACTCAAGCTGGAGCTATGAACAGTTGTTTGATGAGattggtcttggagtatgggaTGTTGATAACAACCAGCTTGACTTCGCTTGGCCTTGA
- the LOC106410746 gene encoding uncharacterized protein LOC106410746 isoform X3, with protein MRTPALLLLLLAFVSIIPPSSCHGEWDILTEQNFSSQIRLHPHILLFVTAPWCGESRSLKNEITQLVHTSDEYGSLKLMVVYRNSEKVLAQAIGATNEITILYYHHSVPYNYRGKLRALNILSSLRPYLASPPEELPLKHLKSPESLKDFLESSDKALILFEFCGWTSTLLSELKRNVTEDNLWHGNFSKKVETDRVLKLRGKNNQKVAADHTKWKLMCRLQSGFGRVPWLEDFSYVNDTAALQENDRANGGSGQTCNHEQFKQFSSFLSKLIAAAKEFSLPPERQKFGLITEKSLASPFIVGASDSWAAVLQLAGCPHCSNILKAGDDIQRLLKMENPIVSELEDNRQDHESSLPANKPSVILFVDRSSGSLETRRKSMKALCTFREVAAQHKASDIINWGNDIKSQNSVSQADEESGSVSLQKTARSFKTIKLENRVSFVIMDGDKNVALDTIASGMEGSSLQELLTNLVHRRKEKKLCSIAKDVGFRLLSDDVHIKILDALPSQAEVIPGQDTSSAEGSSESSLEPREGDVQNKVGMSSKEKDKMKPPESESSSQDDKEQVSTNRSKQLVMDKAGVYKTKNVEEEIKVLLNSESKEDLVHSFTGLFFFSDANYKLLRGLTGDVKIPSAVIIDPALQQHYVLQDEVAFSYSSLVDSLHGYLNGSLSPYTRSETTIHKPKEATVPPFVNLDFHEADSIPRITVNRFSHMVQAWNQSSGEKAPCPLCEDVLVLFGNSWCGFCQRMELAVREVYRSLKDCKAILQRESKNKHKSAETPTNGENLKSPLIYLMDCTLNDCSLILNSINQREVYPSVVFFPAERNKVILYEGETSVTDITEFLARHANNSREFFRIIPTLSGKGRRNSNKLDQSSSAVNNEVKEKDVDKLVEVVVSNRDPPEREVTQDQVSPQSPPMHSVKPAVPKVKIGTILVATERLGDSPPFANSKILILKAGRESGFMGVIFNKQLRWSSFPDLDGGQTAELLKDTILSLGGPVMDPEKPLLALSREGDPSTDLELSPGVYFLDHESVARRIQELKSRDVKPSDYWFFVGYSSWSYEQLFDEIGLGVWDVDNNQLDFAWP; from the exons ATGAGAACTCCggctctcctcctcctcctcttggcCTTCGTATCCATCATTCCTCCGTCAAGCTGCCATGGCGAATGGGATATCCTCACGGAGCAAAACTTCTCTTCTCAGATCCGTCTCCACCCTCACATCCTCCTCTTCGTCACCGCTCCAT GGTGTGGCGAGTCAAGATCTCTCAAGAATGAAATAACTCAGCTGGTTCATACTAGTGACGAGTATGGCTCGTTGAAGTTGATGGTTGTTTACAGAAACTCAGAGAAGGTGTTAGCACAAGCCATTGGTGCTACCAACGAGATTACGATTTTGTACTATCACCATAGTGTTCCTTATAACTATCGTGGGAAACTCCGAGCCTTAAATATATTGTCGTCTCTTCGTCCTTATTTGGCATCTCCTCCTGAAGAACTCCCTCTCAAGCATTTGAAGTCTCCAGAGAGTTTGAAGGATTTTCTTGAATCATCTGACAAGGCTTTGATTCTGTTCGAGTTTTGCGGATGGACTAGTACACTTCTCTCTGAGTTGAAGAGGAATGTCACTGAAGATAACCTTTGGCATG GAAACTTCTCCAAAAAAGTTGAAACTGACCGAGTGCTGAAGTTAAGAGGAAAAAATAACCAGAAGGTGGCTG CAGACCATACAAAATGGAAATTGATGTGTAGACTCCAAAGCGGATTTGGTAGAGTTCCTTGGCTTGAGGATTTTAGCTATGTCAATGATACTGCTGCTTTGCAGGAGAATGACAGAGCGAACGGGGGTTCTGGACAGACATGTAACCATGAACAGTTCAAGCAATTCAGTTCATTCCTCTCAAAATTGATTGCCGCCGCAAAAGAGTTTTCCCTGCCTCCTGAAAGGCAAAAATTTGGTCTGATCACAGAAAAATCGCTGGCTTCACCATTTATTGTTGGAGCATCTGATTCGTGGGCAGCAGTCCTTCAGCTGGCAGGATGTCCACATTGTTCAAATATTCTCAAGGCCGGAGATGACATTCAGAGACTCTTAAAGATGGAAAATCCCATCGTCTCAGAG CTGGAGGATAACCGGCAGGACCACGAGTCATCTTTGCCTGCAAATAAACCGTCGGTTATTCTTTTTGTGGATAGATCAAGTGGCTCCTTGGAAACTAGAAGGAAGAGTATGAAAGCACTTTGTACTTTCAGGGAGGTAGCTGCACAACATAAAGCGTCTGACATAATAAACTGGGGGAATGATATTAAGTCTCAGAACTCCGTTAGCCAGGCTGATGAAGAATCGGGATCCGTGTCTCTTCAGAAAACTGCCCGAAGTTTTAAGACGATCAAGTTAGAGAATAGGGTCTCTTTTGTGATTATGGATGGGGATAAAAATGTGGCCCTTGATACCATAGCTTCAGGAATGGAAGGCAGTTCCCTGCAGGAGCTACTGACAAACCTTGTTcacagaagaaaagaaaaaaagttatgcTCGATTGCTAAGGATGTTGGCTTCCGTCTATTATCTGATGATGTGCACATAAAAATACTGGATGCTTTACCATCACAAGCAGAAGTTATACCTGGTCAAGACACGTCTTCAGCAGAAGGTTCCAGTGAAAGTTCTCTTGAGCCTAGAGAAGGAGATGTGCAGAACAAGGTCGGTATGAGTTCGAAAGAAAAGGACAAAATGAAACCTCCTGAAAGTGAATCATCCTCCCAAGATGATAAAGAGCAGGTTTCTACAAACAGAAGTAAACAATTAGTAATGGATAAGGCTGgggtttataaaacaaaaaatgttgaagaagagatcaagGTATTGTTGAACTCGGAATCGAAGGAAGATCTGGTGCATAGTTTCACGggtttatttttcttctctgACGCAAACTATAAGTTGCTTAGGGGTCTAACTGGTGATGTAAAGATTCCATCAGCAGTAATAATTGATCCTGCTTTACAACAGCACTACGTCCTTCAAGATGAGGTAGCATTCAGCTATTCGTCGCTGGTCGACTCTCTTCATGGATATCTCAATGGAAGTCTATCACCTTATACACGGTCTGAAACCACTATTCACAAGCCTAAGGAAGCTACAGTTCCACCGTTTGTTAATCTGGATTTTCACGAGGCGGATTCTATTCCGCGTATCACAGTCAATAGGTTCTCCCATATGGTTCAGGCATGGAATCAATCCAGTGGAGAGAAGGCTCCGTGTCCTTTGTGCGAGGACGTTTTGGTCCTTTTTGGCAATAGCTGGTGTGGCTTTTGTCAGAGGATGGAGCTAGCTGTGCGTGAAGTATACCGATCACTAAAGGATTGTAAAGCGATTTTACAGAGAGAATCCAAGAACAAACATAAATCAG CAGAGACACCAACTAATGGCGAGAATCTAAAGTCTCCATTGATCTACTTAATGGACTGCACGTTGAATGATTGTAGCTTGATCCTAAACTCAATAAATCAG AGAGAAGTGTATCCTTCTGTGGTGTTCTTTCCAGCCGAGAGAAACAAAGTCATTTTATATGAAGGGGAAACGTCTGTAACTGACATAACCGAGTTTCTGGCTCGACATGCAAATAACTCTCGTGAGTTTTTCA GAATCATTCCTACTCTGTCtggaaaaggaagaagaaactcaAACAAGCTCGACCAATCTTCATCAGCTGTAAACAATGAAGTGAAAGAGAAAGACGTGGATAAACTTGTTGAGGTCGTTGTAAGCAACAGAGATCCTCCTGAAAGAGAGGTAACCCAGGACCAGGTCAGTCCCCAATCGCCTCCAATGCACTCGGTCAAACCTGCTGTTCCTAAAGTGAAAATTGGCACAATCCTGGTTGCTACAGAAAGGCTAGGTGACAGTCCACCGTTTGCAAACTCAAAGATTCTGATCCTAAAAGCAGGCCGAGAATCCGGTTTCATGGGTGTTATCTTCAACAAACAGTTACGATGGTCATCGTTCCCTGACCTGGACGGCGGCCAAACAGCTGAGCTCTTGAAAGACACGATTCTGTCTCTCGGAGGTCCAGTGATGGATCCAGAGAAGCCGCTTTTGGCTCTGAGCCGAGAGGGAGACCCCTCCACGGATCTTGAACTCTCACCAGGCGTGTATTTCCTTGATCACGAGTCGGTGGCCCGTCGAATCCAAGAGTTGAAGTCTAGAGATGTGAAACCAAGTGATTATTGGTTTTTCGTGGGATACTCAAGCTGGAGCTATGAACAGTTGTTTGATGAGattggtcttggagtatgggaTGTTGATAACAACCAGCTTGACTTCGCTTGGCCTTGA